Within the Glycine max cultivar Williams 82 chromosome 12, Glycine_max_v4.0, whole genome shotgun sequence genome, the region GATATTCAATGGTAAAGAAGTATTTGTATAGAGGCTGCTAACATAGCATTAGCATTTGTTCATACAAcctccaattttttatttttattttctgagcaTGCAAGATTAGTTTCTGTTTATTTGCGGAAACATTATAAACTTTGTTATGCAATATATTAATATTCGTGTAAGCTCATTCTTTTAATACTTGtttgctattttttattataatgagTGCAATGCTCTTATTTATCAGattagagaagaagaaatcattATTTTGGGCTTTAGTGCTTGAATAGAAAATTGCTTATTGCTTATTTTACTTGAAATTTGTCCCAGTAATCTTCAGTTAGAACTGAAAACTACTAAGAAAACATTTGTTGGGAGTTTATTGAGAGTTATTCCTTTGTATGCATGGCTGCGGCTTTCAATCGCTATACTGAACTTGAAGTTCTCAGACTAAAAGGGAAGCATGTAAGTTGGAACGATCCACATACGAAAGTGAGAATATGGATAAATGAAGTGTAAggcattttcaatttggaaaagTCTAACTTTTCATTTATAACATTTACATCATCAATTTGTCACAGTGAACAAACAATACCTCTTTTGCTATACAAGACCCAATACAACTATAGAAGTCTCAGGTCTCTATTGTCTTTAAGGCCTagattcaaaaaacaaaattttctatATCTCTGATGCCCTTGTTCTCTAGTTGGGACCCCAGCAGCTTAAGTACATAATAGTTCTTAAGAACTCCTCTGATTGCTTTCCTTTTAGTCTTGAAGAGGATGAAACCATAGCAGAAGATGAGGAAAGGTTCTTTGAGGAAAGATTCTTTGCCTGTGACAAAGATCTAACATGGTTTTTGATGACATGTTGAGCTGACTTCAAGGTGTGATTCCATCTACACACACCTTGGTCCAAGGCCTCCACTACTCCAACACTAGCTGCAACAATCCAAGCTCTCTATGCTGAACTCATCTCCTATACTAGTTGCTTTGCTTTTTCTGGGATGGCAGAAGAAAACAACCAAAGTTGATTTGTAAAAGTATAACGTAAGAAAACTAGCAGGTTTCGTTTTGATGAAAAAATTTGGAGAGAAGGGGTTACTTATATAGAGTTCAAAGTAGTAGGTAGTGGTGAAACATgcctaatatttgaaaaaacgAGTGGCATAGTTGgtgacaatcttcactataaataaaaaagataattagtgaaaaaaatataacagaTGAGAGTCtcgaaagagaagagagattataaaataaagacacttttaagtcattttattaagagaaaaatgtctttatgtgagagtgttatcatttcttgtaatcATTGAGTGAAATACTTGAATTTGTAAAGTGATACAATTACAAtcttgtaaattgtaattatttttgtgtaattatttttatgatagtaAAATACTTTTTGAAACGATTTGGTGAACTTACAAAAGATGTCGAACCACAttcttgtatttattattatttttattacggTATAATCATCTTTGTTTTGTTGTCGAAGAGAATTCAGTAACTTCCCGTTTGCTTTTCAGCAATActattatgaatttatgatggaTTCTATAAGTCACACCCTTCGATTATTTATGAGCCTTGAATTGATTAAAACAAAGGATACAGGTGCTGCCTCCATCTCCTCTTTATTTTCCCCCTTCTGGAAATCAATTTGTGCAGACAAATTTTAATAACTGATTTTCTACCGTCacaagaagaattaaataagCATATATATGGAAGtgggaagaaaaaaactaaagaagACAAATATAATTTGGCAATGCTCAACACTATCATTTATCAAAATTTGGCAATCTTTGAATACTCTAATTCCTGATGAACTCATATCTTGCTTTTAGATGACAGAACAAAACAACCGTAGTGTTGTACTCAAGTAAGATTTTTGAATTGTGAATGAATGAGGAAATGAACAGAAGGTGGCTCTTATATACAGGGAAGTGCATGAAACCAATGATGGAAATGGCCATAGGTTTAATTTTTGGAAAACCAAAGGAAGCAAACTAGTGGTTTTAGGAAACACAATGAGTTGTGATTCTGAATAAGTTACATGCATAGCATGATAGCAACACGTGTATTTGCTAATTATTGCTATTCAAAGTAAACGTGGCACCGTTCCGTTGCTTGCCAAACCAAAGATTAAGTTCCAACAAATTCCCTTTACATTTTGTTTGGCTTAAATTATAatccaaacaatttttttcgccttcttatttttagttgtctattgtttttattctcttattattataaaatgtgcAGTATTAATTGCAATTGTTAATTatgctttgaaaaaataaaaatataagagccAAAATATCCTTTTATTACCAAATATTTTTAGTAAGTCTTGCTTtaacattttatgttttagttctttaagtttATAATATTACTCAAAATAGTCATCCCTCCTACTGATATCATTaacgttttaaattttaaaataataaattttaatcaccacaatcttaattttattttaataaaacaaatttaatatagtgACTATTAAAAAATACTCACATCATTATTTTGAACTCAGATCTCAAGTACCTTCATCTTTAACATAGTGCCttcatctaataattttttttaacttatttgtaTTTTGGCATGCATGGATTGTCAACAATATGATATGAGTGTTTTGGAGGCATCCCAATACTCTagctcataaaaaattaaaattataaagaaaatttaacttttgttttgttttagaataatattaatgaaaaatcattcaaatattaaaaatacaaatttatttaattaaattagaaattatttagtataaaagaaggaaatatatacaaaataactACAATCGtcgtttataaaataaaatttaataaacattgtgttcatttttaaaataataagttattaaagatttaaatattaaaatgatatatatatatatatatatatatatatatatatatatatatatataaaatcaaataattaaatatatttttatgtcattttaaatatatcacctataaaatattttattaacaaattttattaaacactCTTAATTCAGATAGTTACTTGTACCTTTGGGTGAACATTTGTACCCTCATTTACAAAATGTTACCTTTTATATTCGTAAAAAATATGTAGTAAAAGAATTAAAGTGAAAGATGgtaagaatttttaaaattaacaaaaaaaatcaaaactccACCACTCTCGCCGATCACGTAGGCAACGAAAGGCTGAGAGAAAGTGAACAAAATAAACATCATCAGAAGAAGAGCACAAACAAAACATGCTCTGTTTTGATGAAACAGAGGAGCTGCAGGAAGTTAAGGAACAACACCAATGGCTTCGAAGAAAACGATAAAATGAAGACGTTACGAGGTTTGGTTTATCCGGAATATATTGTTCTTCGTCAATGAAGAAACCGAGTTCTCATATtgctcttggaatctctctggacgaaaataaaatacccttcACAGAAAATTTCTTTGCTCCAAGAACCCAATTGATACAAAATCAGGTAACACGAGTTTGGAATTTGGATTCTCTGCCAAGAACTACATGGAATTCGAGCAATGTAGGTAGGGAAGTTTCATCTAAGAACATGGCAACAAGAGGGGGAGGCTCTGATGATTCATGGGTGGCGAAGACCCACAAAGCGATGAAGAAGGCTAACAATTCGGTTATTGGTTACGTGACTTCCAAGTCTCACTGGCCATTGCCTCATGGCCACATAAGCTTGAGGCCTCAACACAAGAGTGTGGAGAAGATTATGAGCATGGGTTTTGATCTCTTTAGGCATAAGAAACCTTCAAACGACGAGGTGGTTCATGAGTTGCGTCTGCTTGATAACCGTTTGACCCAATGGCGGTTTGCAAATGCCAGAGCTCATGTTGTGAATCATAGAATGTCTCTTCTGGCTAAGGTATATTGATCACACTttcgaaaaaaaataaataagtgaatGTCTCTTCAAATTTAAGACAAAATGAAACATGTTAGCAATATAGAATTATTGTGTTTAATTTCTCCGTATGATTCAGTCAACCAATCTTTAGATATCATTTTTAAGATAGTTGTTATTAGAACAGAAATCATGTTAGGTATAACTTtcaagttattataaaaattagaaatcaaCACATTTACTAATCATAACAATCTGTGATTGGATTAGAAACCTagatataacttttaagatatatatggtaaaaatcaataatttttttatacatgacaatttgtgaattaaatgaCGGTGTGAAAACTTTTTATGTTATTCGGACACAGATTATTTAAGTCGTAATTATTATGTTTCTTTGTGTAAGGTTTTTGGATTGTTGGTTTATGAAATGGTTTTATAGTTCATCTCCGATGGGATTAAtgtttttgtgaatttttatgTGTTTAGGGAAATTTGATAGGTGCTTTGGATGGTCTAGCCAATTTGAGATATTCAGTGGTGCTATTGAAGATAGAgtttgagagagaaaagcttgAGCTGAAGCTAGATGATGTAATACATTCTCAAGTGAGTGTGGTAGTGTATCTCACTTAATTAAGAATGAATTGACTGAAATGGATTCGAATTGAGATATGTGCATTTGCATTATGTCATTATTGTTTGAGATTTAATTCTTTATCTTCTGTATGTTATGGCTTGGTAGATGAAGCTATTGCAAGTGTGGGGAAGTATAGAAAGGCGACATGTAACCGCAATTACAATAATATACGAGTGCTTGTATGCTGTTGCATGTAGACTTCATCTTTTGGATGGTGCAATGGTAAGTCCAACTTAAAGAAATTTAGAGTGCGTTTggatataaattatattcacGTTCAACGAAATAATAatacatttcaaattttcaatgcaCAAACGGAAAACTTTTGTGAGTGGTGCATTGAGTTTAACGTGGGTTCGGTTCACTTGAACCCAACTataatccaaacacacacttagGCCTTATCTCGATATCAAAAATCtgcaattacaaaattttattactaTGCTTACAGGATATAGAATTAGCATCCATTGCTCAAAGTCATGCATTGGACCTAACAAATTCGATTGAGTCATTGTTATCTACTTTTTCACCCTTGGTATGTTTGATACCACTGAATTAGTCTTGTTATTATCTGGTGAAgacttaaaattgaaattgaaatcctTCGTAATCAGGCTGATGAGACTGCTGAGCTATTATCAGAATTAGCAGAAGTTGTTACACAAGAGAGGTTCCTCTTAGAGGAATTCGATGATATCTTCCACACCATACGTGTTCTAGAGgtaactaattaaatattgtttcaatgcctcttgatattttgttgttatcttttttatttttcagggtGCTTTTGTTTTTGATGgaacaaaaaagaagtaaaaaaggtTCTAGTCAGCTAAGTTTATGATCAAAGCAAAGTTGTGTGGTCAATTTGTGACACATTAAAAGATGACTTCTGTTCATTTATCACATAGACATGAATTTTacttagttatttatttattgattttaactATTTGTTGGCAGCTTGAAGAAAAGAGCTTGAGGTGCAGTCTCATTCAACTTAAGTGTTGAAAAGGAAAATACCAAAAGTTGTAATTACTGTCAGAGATCTCTTGGTAGGTATTCATGTAAATAGTAGGGTaagcaaaattaacaaattagatgtaaacaaaaaactacaaacaaaattcaatggaaaAGAAGTATTCGTATATACAGGCTGCTAACATGGCATCTGTTCATACAACCTCCAAAttagaattcattttttattttttgttttcttctgttgGCTGAACATGCAGGATTAGTTTATCAACGGTCAAACTGTGTAGTGAAAGTTTGAACTTAGATATAGTATTCTCGTGTCAGTCCATTCTCCTAATAGCTGCATTATTTTTTCGTTACAATGTGCGATACTCTTATTTTTCAgattaaataaaaggaaaattattACTTTGTGCTTTAGTTCTTGCATTGGGAATTgcttatttaatttgaaatttgatatgGCAATCTTCATATGTTGGAGTTTTATGAAAGTAGTTAATTATGttcatttaattcaattatttgcACTTAAAGATATTCCTTCCTACAATCTTaacttttttgcttttaaaaagTGCAATAATTTCATCATAGATGATACATTTGCTCAGTGTCATAGTAACTAGCCATTTGCATGGTCAATCACCATAACTTTTTCACTTTTCCCCTGGAGTTCtttgaattagttaaaaatataatcaatagaTTGGCATTCCACTATGCCACAATGAATTGAACATTTCAGCCCTCCTACGCATTCCCACATTGCAATTTTTCACTTGAATTAGATTGTTTTATGTTCTGCTTTTATTAGGCCTCTTACATAAGCTTAGCTTATAACATGTGAGAGCATCTGCCACGACGTAACTTCGACGGAGTTGCTTAACTCACTTTTAGTGAACCTATAACAAATTTTCTCTTTAGCAGTACaatcttttaaaaacttaaaaagtttACTGCAATTGTCTCATAATCCTTAAAATCTATTTAAATCTTTGCTTatatgaataacaattttatataaaaaaaaaactgtcacATCAATTGCCCCAATAATAAAACTGTATAAGAATTGATTCTTAAGTTTAAGAACCCCCATAAGCAACTCTAACTAAAGATACCCGGAAAGGCTAGAGGCAATTTTTAATGTTCCAATCTTATAAATTGGGTTCGAATATATTTTTGATACTTGAAAATatcacaatttttcttttagttcttacaagaatcttgtttttcttttaatttttgtacttAACAAAAAATGTTGCGAGGTTAGGAACTAAAagttaatatgattttgtaatttttagaaactaaaagtgaatataaaatttttatagagactaaaataagaaaaaaacatatttctgGGAACTAAAATCTTGTTTGAACCTATATGTTATGATACATCATATTCCATTTATTCGTGAAAGAGTTGTTGATCATGAAATGCCCATCATTCATTTTATTGAAACTAACATGATATATGAGACAAAGCGAGAAGTTGATTTACCTTTCAAGAGAAACTTGTTAATTTGATATTTCAATATAGCTAACCTTGTGATTCGCCTCCTTCTCAAATTCAACCCCAAAACGCTAATTATTTTAGCCTAACTTTACAGGGCTctcattttacaaaaaagagtATTTACTGACAACACAGTTGAAATATAtctttaaagataattattttaaaaaatcaaccaatttattatatatatatatatatatatatatatatatatatatatattgaatgataatataatattcttttacattattaaatgttaatacacgtattattcaaattttcttttagaaaaacttttttagaatcactttcttgagaaaataagaaaaaaatgaattaaatttttattataaatcaaaatcaatttatatactttaattttgATAGAAATTTTTTCATCTAAccttttcaaaaaccaaaatacGTAAATaactttaacttaaaaaaagaaacttatttatatagattttagtggagtaaaaatttatttagttgGTTGAGTAGCATGGGCATAATAATCTTAAATTTACTAATATCttgattcaattattattaataaaaaataaaaaataaatagtgaaatttatctttaaaaatgtgagatgttaataaattaatttttgaaaaataaaaaatttatatttaattaatataaaaaatgtaacaaactagtttgttaaatttgtaaaagtattttgaaaaattaaatttatgttttgacaTCAATTTGTTACCATATTACATcggaataaaattgattatttattcaAAACGAAAATGAGACGAATACGCAGTCGTTTTAAAAGCTCCCTCTGGGCATTTCCGTCCTCGAATAGCATCGGCAGCACCACAACACTGTgccctctttctctctttccttcGCAGAAGCCATGGCCTCATTTGCACGTGGAGCCGCATCTTTAACCCGCATTGGTCTTTCCACTTCCAAGACTCCCCTTCAACTCATCCACCGCCGTGGCCTCGCCGGTAATTTTCCGATCCATTTTTTCCCTCTtttaatttcctcaaattccGATCAATCACTTTCATTCCATTTTATGCATCCGCAATAATCGAAATCGAAACCGCAGAGTTTTTCGTCCGCTAATTTAAACGAACGAAAACCTAGGAATCGGATTAGCGGCGTGAAAAGCACTGTTAGGTTAAAGCTATTTGATTGGAATATGTTAAATCAGATTTTAAAGTTATAGGtttgattaattattgaatGTGACATGCAAAATGGGTATTCAGGATAAGAAAtgatacaaaaaattattaaataaataatttaacttgATTGAAATTAATCTAGGTTTTAAATCTTGTTTATCTATTTGGTGATGGTGGAACAAGACAAGGAGTTTTTGGTTTTGGTAGTGTAATGTGGCTTCATGAACCCAAgttgatattgattgattttcaGATTTTGTGTGTTGTATGTTTGTGTTTAATAATTTATCCTTTTGTTGTTGCAGATCACCATGGCCCTCCCAAAGTTGCCTGCTGGAAAGATCCAATGAGCCCATCTAAATGGAAGGAGGAGCACGTGAGTCTCTACCGAGCTGATttggattttttaattttttccatgAGATGATTGGGTCACTTTTTTCCTTGGAAATTGAAAATGTATGTTAATATTCTTTTGGCTGGTTTATTTGTGCCTGCAGTTTGT harbors:
- the LOC106795262 gene encoding QWRF motif-containing protein 3 is translated as MATRGGGSDDSWVAKTHKAMKKANNSVIGYVTSKSHWPLPHGHISLRPQHKSVEKIMSMGFDLFRHKKPSNDEVVHELRLLDNRLTQWRFANARAHVVNHRMSLLAKGNLIGALDGLANLRYSVVLLKIEFEREKLELKLDDVIHSQMKLLQVWGSIERRHVTAITIIYECLYAVACRLHLLDGAMDIELASIAQSHALDLTNSIESLLSTFSPLADETAELLSELAEVVTQERFLLEEFDDIFHTIRVLEGAFVFDGTKKK
- the LOC100500263 gene encoding uncharacterized protein isoform X1, yielding MASFARGAASLTRIGLSTSKTPLQLIHRRGLADHHGPPKVACWKDPMSPSKWKEEHFVIVSLTGWGLLIYGGYKLATGGKGKKEEVLSISV
- the LOC100500263 gene encoding uncharacterized protein LOC100500263 (The RefSeq protein has 2 substitutions compared to this genomic sequence) gives rise to the protein MASFARGAASLTRIGLSTSKTPLQLIHRRGFADHHGPPKVACWKDPRSPSKWKEEHFVIVSLTGWGLLIYGGYKLATGGKGKKEEELAKA